The window CATCGGCATTTACGACAAAATTCAACTCGAAGCCCCCTACCACGCACTGACCAACGCAGGGCATATCACCTACGTTGAACTTGACGGCGACACGGCGCGCAACCCCGAGGCGTTTGAGAAAGTCATCCGCATTATGAAAGATGCGGGCGTGGGTTACGGTTCAATTAACCACCCTGTCGACCAAGATCCCGTTTGCGGCTTCTCCGGCATTATCGACGACGAGTGCCCGCAATGTGGTCGCACCGAAGCTGACGGGCAGGGCGAATTTGAACGCATCCGCCGCGTCACCGGCTACCTTGCCGGCTCGATTGAGCGGTTCAACAATGCCAAACGCGCCGAAGAGCGCGCCCGAATCAAGCATGAAAAGGCCTGTTTAAGCGAAGTGTAGTATGACTTTACGAATTAATGCCCGCATCAACGAAACCATCGCCGACGGCCCCGGCTTCCGCTACGCCATTTACACGCAAGGCTGCCTACACAACTGCGAAGGCTGCCACAATCCCGAAGCCCTAACCCCCGACGGCGGCTATGACATTGACCTCGCAGTCATTTTAGCCGAAATCGACGGCAACCCGCTGCTGGACGGCATTACGCTGTCCGGCGGCGAGCCGTTCTTGCAAATCGAGCCGCTTGTTGACCTCTGCCGCATCGTACGGGCCAAAGGCTTGAACATTTGGGCGTTTTCCGGTTGGACATTTGAGGAGCTTTACGCCGATGAACACAAGCGGCAGCTTTTAGAGCTGTGCGATGTAGTTATCGACGGGCGGTTTATGCTTGCCGAGCGGACGCTGACGTTGCCATGGCGCGGCAGCGAAAATCAACGAGTGATTGATGTCCCTGCAAGCCTGCGCGATGGGGTTGCTGTGACGTTATAGGCAATACAATGTCCAAGACTATGCATGTAATTAGGTTCAACGAAAAAACGCCCTACGAGACGATTTTTACTCCCAATTGCCTTGTGTATACCGTGTGTCCAGCATATCGCTAATACCTGCTAATAACATTATAATCCCTTGCACACGGTGCGGCTGCACGATGTAACTGCCGCGATTGTTGCTGTCCTCAACGACCAGGTCGGCGGCAAGCAGCGGTTTTAAGTGATGGTATACTTGTCCGGTGGTGTTATAGCCGCATTGCTCAACAAGCTGTGCAACGGTACGCGGCGCACGGAGCAATGCCAATAACATATTCAACCTGTCGTTGTTGCCAATGCACGCCAACACCTTTGTTGCGACATTACTTTCGATGAGTGCGAGTAAATTGTCGGTACTTGCTTGCTTGGTTATCCAGTTCGATTGCCTGCCGCCCGACGCAAACACACCTAGATACGTAATTGCGCCGCTATTACCGTCGTTATCGACTTTTTCACAATGTTCCTCCATCAGAATGGACAGTCGCTCATCAGGGTGCATTTTTTCCATTGGTTCGACGTGTTTCCATTCTTTTGTTGGTTGTTTTGACGTTCTCATCAACAAGCCTTTGATTTCGTCAAGCTGTTCGCGGATGCTGTCGATTTCTTTGCCATAGTTGCGCTCCATAGTGACCTCCTGATAATATTGATTTACGCATTAGCATAATATCATATTACCATACCTCCGCACATTCGTCAATGCGTTTATTCGTATTTTCGTAAATTGTTTTCGCGTGATTTGTTAACGCTCCTAATAAATACTATCCAAAACCAAAAGGGACGGCTCACGCCGTCCCTTTCTCTTTCTCTCAATTATTCGGTTCTAAGTGCCACCACCGGGTCTTTCTTAGCCGCCATCTTCGACGGAATAAAGCCCGCCAATAACGTCAAGCCAATACTGCCCAGCACCAAAACGGTTGCCGACACAACCGGCAGACTTGCAATGCTCGGCACTTCGACCATGCTGTACACAACGGCGTTGATTGGAATGGTCAGTAAGAAGGCGATGCCAACCCCTAACAAACCCGCGCCCAGCCCAATCAGAGCCGCTTCAGCGTTAAACACGCGTGAAATATCTTTCTTACGCGCACCGACGGCACGCAAAATGCCAATCTCCTTCGTGCGTTCCAACACCGACACATAGATGATTATAGCAATCATAATCGTCGAAACAAACAGCGAAATGGCGGTAAAAGCAATCAACACCGCGCTGATAACGCCAAGTATGGCTGTGATCATGCCCGCAATCATCGCGCCCGGGTCATCGTAAAGAATCTGCTCCTCCTCGGCGCGACCCTCGTTCCACGCATCTAAATATTCTAAGATGACGTCTTTGCCCTCATAGTTACGCGGATAAATCAACATAAATATAGGGTCGGCATTATACCCTAAAAATTGCAGTAACGGCGTGCGCAACTCTTCTGTCGCGTCGAGATAAAGAGGCGTGCCGGCTTGGACTTCACTGCCGGGGCCACCAATATCTACATTGACAAGAACGTAATCGCTATCGGCTTGCGCTTCGGCAATACGCCCGGCATTGTCCAGCACAAGCTGCGTCAGTGACGGCAGATACAATAGCCCCGGATGAATCATCTCCAATGGCATATTCACACCCTCACGCATCCGCAGTACGCCGACAACTTCCAATTGCAGCCCCTCGTCAAACAAGCGATCAAACTCACCGGCTTGCGGTGTCGCGAAAAAACCGCTATCCAATTCTTCATACCAGTCGTCGTTAAAGACAAGACTCAGTGGTGTTGCACCAATGAAGTCAGTCAGCTCCAAGCTGTCACTGTCGGTAAAGAATCCCAATCGTGTAAAGAAACGATGGTCAATGCGGTTGTATTCGTCAACAACCAGCAAAAT of the Oscillospiraceae bacterium genome contains:
- the nrdG gene encoding anaerobic ribonucleoside-triphosphate reductase activating protein, producing MTLRINARINETIADGPGFRYAIYTQGCLHNCEGCHNPEALTPDGGYDIDLAVILAEIDGNPLLDGITLSGGEPFLQIEPLVDLCRIVRAKGLNIWAFSGWTFEELYADEHKRQLLELCDVVIDGRFMLAERTLTLPWRGSENQRVIDVPASLRDGVAVTL
- a CDS encoding helix-turn-helix domain-containing protein; translated protein: MERNYGKEIDSIREQLDEIKGLLMRTSKQPTKEWKHVEPMEKMHPDERLSILMEEHCEKVDNDGNSGAITYLGVFASGGRQSNWITKQASTDNLLALIESNVATKVLACIGNNDRLNMLLALLRAPRTVAQLVEQCGYNTTGQVYHHLKPLLAADLVVEDSNNRGSYIVQPHRVQGIIMLLAGISDMLDTRYTQGNWE